TACATCGAGGCCATGACGGCCAGCAGCACCTGCGCGGTGCAGATGTTCGACGTGGCCTTCTCGCGGCGGATGTGCTGCTCGCGGGTCTGCAGGGCGAGCCGGAAGGCGGTGGTGCCGTGGCTGTCCTTGGAGACTCCGACCAGCCGGCCGGGCAGCTGCCGCTGCAGCTCGGAGCGGACGGCGATGAACCCGGCGTGCGGGCCGCCGAAGCCCAGCGGCACCCCGAAGCGCTGCGCCGATCCGACGGCGACGTCGGCGCCGACCTCACCGGGCGGGGTGAGCAGGGTCAGGGCCAGCAGGTCGGTGGCCACGACGACCTTGGCCTCGCGCTCGTGGGCGGCGGCGATGACCTGGCGGTGGTCGCGCACCGCGCCGGAAGCTCCGGGGTAGGACAGCAGCAGACCGAAGAAGTCGCCCACCGGCAGCGACTCCAGCCCGTTCGACAGGTCGGCCACGACCAGTTCGATGCCGACCGGTTCGGCCCGCGTGCGCAGCACGGCCAGGGTCTGCGGCAGGGTGTCGGCGTCGACGACGAACCGGGACGACTTGGACCGGGCGGTGCGCTTGATGAGCGTCATGGCTTCGGCCGCGGCGGTGCCCTCGTCGAGCATCGAGGCGTTGGCGATGTCCAGGCCGGTGAGGTCGGTGACCGCGGTCTGGAAGTTCAGCAGCGCCTCCAGCCGGCCCTGCGAGATCTCCGGCTGGTACGGCGTGTAGGCGGTGTACCAGGCCGGGCTCTCCAGCACGTTCCGCTGGATGACGCCGGGGGTGATGGTGTCGTGGTAGCCCAGGCCGATCATGGACACGGCCGGCCGGTTGCGGGCGGCGATGGCCCGCAGCTCGGTCAGCGTGGCCGCCTCGGAGGCAGCCTCCGGCAGCTCGAGCGGGCGGTCGTTGCGGACCGCGGCCGGGACGGCCGCCTTCTCCAGGGCATCGAGATCGGGCTGGCCGAGCACGCGCAGCAGGGTGTCGAGACCGCCAGCGTCAGGGCCGATGTGGCGATCAGCGAAGACGGCCGACCGCTCGGCCACCGGGCCGGAATGGGACGGGCCGGGGACGGACGAGGTGGACATGGGACCTCCCGAGGGACCGACGGACGGGGGCGGTGCCACCGGGACGCGGGCGCCCCGGCGTGGGACGTCGGACCGCCGCCGCTCGCCGTGCCGATCGTCGGCATGGTCGGTCGAGGTGACCCGAGTCCTCCCCCTCTGTCATCGGTGCCTGAGAGCTTCCGCCGGCGGACCGGCTTGCCCCTTCGGCGGGACCGGCTGCTGAACAGCGAGCGCGGTCCTCTTTCCAGAGGTGTCTGTCCCCCACGGTTCGGTGGCCTGTGAGTGTGGCGGGGAGGGCTTGCTCCTTCGGCGTCGTCCCGCACCGGCCGGGGCCGGGTCGGTCCGAGCTCTCCCGTGGAGGGTCGTCGACACACCGATGCTACAGGCCGGACCTGCGGCGTTGCCGGTCCATCGGGCGCGAGGTGGCCGTTCTCACGGGTCCGGCGCCCCGGTCGGTCGGGTCAACCGGACATGCCGGTCAGACCCGCTCGGCCACCCGTACGGATGGGACGGAGACCGCCGCCGGGCCGGCCCCCGCCGGGCCCGCCCACAGCGACCGGACGGCGGGACGGACGGCCAACCCGGCCCCCCGCAGCGCCAGCAGCCCGGCGATGAGCGTGGCGACCAGGCAGATGGCCCCGGAGATGATCAGCGCGATCGGGGCGCCCCAGCTCTCGGTGATCCAGCCGACGACCAGCGAGCCGATCGGGGTGCCGCCCATGAAGACCAGCATGTACAGGCTCATCACCCGACCCCGCAGCTCCGGGTCGCTGGCCAGCTGCACGGTGGAGTTGCCCAGCGTGTTGAACGTGACCGACACGAACCCGACGACCACCAGCAGGGCGACGAACGGCCAGAACCAGGGGGTGAGGCCGAGCACCACGAGAGCCAGCCCGACAGCGGCGGCCACCCCGAACAACAGGGCCAACCGGGCGGTCGACCGGCGGGCGGCCATCAGCGCACCCGCCACCGACCCGACCGCGATGGCGGTGTTGAGCAGGCCGTAGAGATCGGCCCCGGAGACGAACACGTCCTTGGTGTAGGCGGACAGGATGATCGCGAAGTTGTAGCCGAACGTCCCGATGAAGAACACCAGCACCACCGGCCAGAGCAGCGCCGGGGTCCGCCGGACGTACCGCAGGCCCTCCCGCAGCTGACCCTTGGCCCGGCTGACCAGCGGCGACGGCAGCAGCTCGGCCGGTCGCATCATGGCCAGCGCGGTGAGGACGGCGACGTAGCTGATCGCGTTGAGCACGAACGCCGAGCCGATGCCGACCGCACTGATCAGCACGCCGGCGACGGCCGGGCCGAGCATCCGAGCCAGCTGGAAGTTGCCGGAATTCAGGCTGACCGCGTTGCGGACCAGCTCGTGCGGGACCATCTCGTTGACGAACGTCTGCCGCGCCGGGTTGTCGACCACGGTGGCCAGCCCGAGACCGGCGGCGATGACGTAGACGTGCCAGACCTGCACGGCTCCGGTCACCGTCAGCACCGCCAGTGCGGCAGCGAGCAGCAGCATGGCGCTCTGGGTGATGAGCAGCAGCCGGCGCTTGGGGTAGCGGTCGGCCAGCAGACCGCCCCACAGGCCGAACAACAGCATCGGCAGGAACTGCAGGGCGGTGGTGATACCGACGGCCAGCGGCGAGTTGGTCAGCGACAGGACAAGCCAGTCCTGCGCGATGCGCTGCATCCAGGTGCCGGTGTTCGAGACGACCTGGCCGGTGAAGAACAGCCGGTAGTTCCGGATGTGCAGGGCGGCGAACGTGCGGGGGCGCTCGGCGGGTCCGGTCGGCCCCGGAGCGCCGCGGTCCGGGTCGTCGGGGTCACGGTGGAGGTGCAGGAAGGGCGCGTGCGAGTTCACGTGCAGGTGGGACAGGACAGTCACGGCAGTTCCGCCAATCGGGCGAGTGCGCCGGCGGCGGCGGTCAGCGCGGCCTGGTCGGCGGCGTCGAGCTGGTCGAACTGTCCGGCCAGCCACCGGGTGCGGACCTCGCGGGTCCGTTCGAGGAAGGCCAGGCCTTCGGGGGTGAGGCTGACCAGCACCCGCCGTCCGTCGTGCGGGTGGGGTTCCCGGCGGACGAGGTCGAGCTGGGCGAGGCGCTCCAGGATCGCCGTCATCGACGGCGGACGCAGATGCTCGGCGCGGGCCAGATCGGACGGGGTCACCGGTGCGCACCGCCGGATCCGGGCGAGGACGGCCACCTCGGTCGACGACACCTCGGCATCCACACCTCCGGTGGCCGCCGCTTGCGCGCCGACCTGGTGGCGCAGCCGCCGCGACAGCACCAGGACGGCCGCCCGCAGCGTGCCGACGGTGCCCAGGGACGGATCCTCGGCGGTCGGCGGGGCCGGGGCGAGCGGCGCGATAGTGGTCATGTCATTAGTTTACCAAATTACCTCGGCTAACGACAGCCGCGCAGGGTGGGTGGCCGGCCGCGCTGGTCACGTCCGCCGACGCTGATGAAGGTGGCCGAAAGCGCCGAACACGCCACAGAAGTCGGCCATTGATCGGCGTCGACGAACTCCCCCGGCGTCGGACACGTCGACCGGCGTCGCCGCATCCGGCGTCGCCGGTCCGGCAACCCGCCGGGAACGACCACGAAGAGACGACAACACCCCGCCGGCGCCGAGGCGCGGACGGGGTGAGCGAAGGGAGAACCGGCGGATCAGCCGGCGTTGCGGGCCTGGCGACGCTGGGACAGTTCGTCGGCCGCGGCCACCGGGACGACGAGGTCACCCTCGACCCGCTCGACCGGGAACTCGGCCAGCGTGCCGGTGATCTCGCGCATGGTGCCACCGACGGCGATCCCGAACACGCCCTGCCCGCCCTGCAGGAGGTCGACGATCTCCTCGGGCGAGGTGCACTCGTAGACGGTGGTGCCGTCGGAGAACAGCGTCACCCCGGCCAGGTCGTCCACACCGCGGGCCCGCAGGTGCTCGACCGCGACCCGGATGTTCTGTAACGAGACACCGGTGTCCAGCAGCCGCTTGACCACCTTGAGCACCAGGATGTCCTTGAACGAGTACAGCCGCTGGCTGCCCGACCCCTTGGCGCCCCGGACGGTGGGGACGACCAGATCGGTCCGCGCCCAGTAGTCCAACTGGCGGTAGGTGATGCCTGCCGCCTGGCAGGCCGTCGGCCCGCGGTAACCGGCCGACTCGTCGGGTAACGCGGCGTTCGGAAAGAGAGCGCCCTGCTCCTGGTCGGGCATCGCCGCTCCCTTGTTCCGAGCCGGTCGTGCGCCGGCTACCGCTGACTGCTCGCGCCTGACCGTCCCCGATCGCGCGCGTCCCACATGCGAATCACATGGACGCAAGTTCCGGTCTGACGGTAAGCGGGGCCCGGGTGCGGGTCAACGTCTCGAACGGGCGTGTCCTG
This genomic stretch from Nakamurella flava harbors:
- a CDS encoding MerR family transcriptional regulator — translated: MPDQEQGALFPNAALPDESAGYRGPTACQAAGITYRQLDYWARTDLVVPTVRGAKGSGSQRLYSFKDILVLKVVKRLLDTGVSLQNIRVAVEHLRARGVDDLAGVTLFSDGTTVYECTSPEEIVDLLQGGQGVFGIAVGGTMREITGTLAEFPVERVEGDLVVPVAAADELSQRRQARNAG
- a CDS encoding MFS transporter; the protein is MTVLSHLHVNSHAPFLHLHRDPDDPDRGAPGPTGPAERPRTFAALHIRNYRLFFTGQVVSNTGTWMQRIAQDWLVLSLTNSPLAVGITTALQFLPMLLFGLWGGLLADRYPKRRLLLITQSAMLLLAAALAVLTVTGAVQVWHVYVIAAGLGLATVVDNPARQTFVNEMVPHELVRNAVSLNSGNFQLARMLGPAVAGVLISAVGIGSAFVLNAISYVAVLTALAMMRPAELLPSPLVSRAKGQLREGLRYVRRTPALLWPVVLVFFIGTFGYNFAIILSAYTKDVFVSGADLYGLLNTAIAVGSVAGALMAARRSTARLALLFGVAAAVGLALVVLGLTPWFWPFVALLVVVGFVSVTFNTLGNSTVQLASDPELRGRVMSLYMLVFMGGTPIGSLVVGWITESWGAPIALIISGAICLVATLIAGLLALRGAGLAVRPAVRSLWAGPAGAGPAAVSVPSVRVAERV
- a CDS encoding MarR family winged helix-turn-helix transcriptional regulator, with amino-acid sequence MTTIAPLAPAPPTAEDPSLGTVGTLRAAVLVLSRRLRHQVGAQAAATGGVDAEVSSTEVAVLARIRRCAPVTPSDLARAEHLRPPSMTAILERLAQLDLVRREPHPHDGRRVLVSLTPEGLAFLERTREVRTRWLAGQFDQLDAADQAALTAAAGALARLAELP